TTTTTGTAGCCCTGATTTTTAAGTCGCTCAGTTTGCAAAGTTTTCGATCTTTACCTGACCCTCAGGAAAGGTCGCGATGATTTCCAGTTCGCCGCCCATTGCGCGTATGTAGTTGCGCAACGTGCTGATGTACATGTCAGTGCGGCGCTCCATCCTCGAAATCGCCGCCTGATTGACATGCAGGGTTTTGGCCAACGTTTCCTGGCTCAATGCCTGAGCCTGTCGCAACTCGTGCAACGGCATTTCCGCTCGCATCTTTCGAACCAGCGCGTCGACACGATCCTGAGTCTCAGGCGAGCGCCCCGCCACTAAATCAGCGAATTTTTTAGCCATTGTCATAGCCCTCGTTCTTCAAAGTTTCCAAATGCTCGTCGTACAGACGTTCGGCTAGCGGCACGTGCTTCAGATACCAACGATCGTGGCCGGTTTTATCACCGCCGATCAACAGGATCGCGCATCTCCGAGGATCAAAGGCATACAGCACACGGTAGGGTCTGCCAGCATGTTGCACCCTTAACTCTCGGAGGTTGCCATGCCGGGAGCCCTTGATATCGCTGGTGTAAGGAAAACCCAAGTGCGGTCCCTCATAACCTAGCAACATCACTGTTGCCTGTACGGAGTCCTGCTCTGCTTCGTTGAGGCGATCCCACCAGCCTTCAAATTCATCGGTGTATTCCACTTCCCAACCCATACCAATATGTCACCCAAGGAATATGATCTCAAGGGAATAACTCTAGGCGTAAGCGGCCGAGCGACCACTCGGGTTGCCAATGAAATTGTTAACGGTGGTTGCTCGCTGGAGCTGGGTGTTCGCGTCTGGCGTTTGGTTTTGTTTACTTCTGGTGTCGGAATATCGGATGACGTCCGCAGACCTTGTAGGCAAACTCCGAATCGTCCTTTTTGGGCACTTTGATGCCTTGTTGCGCTTTTCTTCGACGGGATAGTCTCGGGACGTCGCTGACCATTCAGCGATCGGGCTTGGAAACCCGTCGAAATTATTCGCAACAGCGCCTCTTCACGATTGCAAAGGCTTTCCTGGCTTGAGCTCTTGAGTTATGGCGGCTGTGCGCGGGACGTCTTCGGACGTGCCGGTTTCCTAATTTCCCGGTTTTCCAACCTGCGCACAGCTGTCACCCATTCGCTTGGAAACGAATGCGACAGCCTCCCAAATTAGGAGCTACACAATGACAAAAGCGAACCCTTCAGCATCCTCAGAACTGAAAACCATCGGCCTCACCCCCTTCATCTACTGCTCGAACCAACCGCTGTTCCATGTCACGCGAGACGTTCCCCTCAGTGATGCGTTAGCCATGGCCTCCGATTTTCTGTTCCTTTCCAAGGAACTGACCAGAGACGCTGCCTTTAACCGCGATACCGACCGACATATCTGGGCCGCGCATTATTTGACGGCGATGAGCAAGGCAGTGATTGATGATGCGGTGAAGGTGCTGGAGCGAGTGCCCGATCGGACCGAGGCGAAGCCCAAAAAATAGCGACGAATTGGCCGTGGAATGAGCCCCGAGAATTCGGGGCTTTCACATCAGGATCGACCGGTACGCTACGCCCAGACACCCAACGCGGGAATGGCTTGCACTGGCCCCAACCGCTCAATCATTTCCCGGGTAAAAACGACCTCATACGTATCCGCCGCCCTGCCCCACTGCTCTACGATGACCATGCTGTCGACCAGCACGCTTCCCAATTCGGTAATCGTATCCGCCAGATCCTCGACGACTTCCTGAGTTCGACTCCATACACGATCCGTCATCGCTTTAAGCTCAGCCGAAATACGCTCAGATGACGCAGGGTCCGTTTCGGGACAGGTGATATTGCGCAGCAAATGCTGCAACTCTTTTACTTTGGCGTAATCCTGCTCCGCCCCCTGCGCGCCTTTCAGGATGGCTACGGCTTTCGACTTGTCGACGCGCTTCCCGGATGAAGACAATGTCTGCCCCATAGCGCCGGCCAACAGGACCATCATCCGCGCTTCCAAATGCGCTTTCATTGCTTCCATCGACGAAATCGGGCGCGCCAGGGTAATGGCGGCGCCCCCTTGATGCCGCAAGTCCATGGTCACCGACAGGGTCACGCCGCCCGTTGCAAACCCCAATGCGCGGGCCACGACGTAGTGGCCCATTTCGTGATGGGCGATCTGTAATGCGTGATCCCGTACAACGGAAGGCATCCTGTTCGTCATGTCCATCGCCTCACATCCCTCGATAGCCCATTCGACTATGCCTGACGGTTTGCGTCCACCCTTCCAGCGTTGCGCGCCGGTGTCGGTGTCCAGTGCGAAGACTTTGCCGTAGACGGTGCAGGTGTAGGCCGTCTCGCAGGTGAAAATGCCTGAACGGTACTGAGGCTAGACCAAACATCCTGCATGCGATTGGTGCTGTAACATGCGGACCCATTGATGTGTGTTGCTGGAGACAACCTTTGCCTGACACTCGCCCGCCTGTGCTTGACGAAATAGACCGCCAATTGATCGCGGCCCTGCAGCTCAATGCCCGCGAAAGCGTGGCCATGCTCGCCCGGCAGCTGGGCATCGCTCGTACCACCGTGACGTCACGGCTGGCGCGGCTGGAAAAAGCCAAGGTCATCACCGGGTATGGCGTGAGGTTGGGTCAACGGGTGGTGGACGGCGGCTTGCAGGCGTACGTCGGGATCACGGTGCAACCGCGCTCGGGCAAGGAAGTGTTGCGGCGGTTGAGTGCGATGGCACAGGTGCAGCAGTTGTGTGCGGTCAGTGGTGAATTTGATTATGTGGCGTGGTTAAGGACCGATTCGCCGGAGCAGCTGGATCAGTTGCTGGATCAGATCGGGAGC
This DNA window, taken from Pseudomonas fluorescens NCIMB 11764, encodes the following:
- a CDS encoding XRE family transcriptional regulator is translated as MAKKFADLVAGRSPETQDRVDALVRKMRAEMPLHELRQAQALSQETLAKTLHVNQAAISRMERRTDMYISTLRNYIRAMGGELEIIATFPEGQVKIENFAN
- a CDS encoding type II toxin-antitoxin system RelE/ParE family toxin, translated to MGWEVEYTDEFEGWWDRLNEAEQDSVQATVMLLGYEGPHLGFPYTSDIKGSRHGNLRELRVQHAGRPYRVLYAFDPRRCAILLIGGDKTGHDRWYLKHVPLAERLYDEHLETLKNEGYDNG
- a CDS encoding DUF3077 domain-containing protein codes for the protein MTKANPSASSELKTIGLTPFIYCSNQPLFHVTRDVPLSDALAMASDFLFLSKELTRDAAFNRDTDRHIWAAHYLTAMSKAVIDDAVKVLERVPDRTEAKPKK
- a CDS encoding peptidase M41, which gives rise to MTNRMPSVVRDHALQIAHHEMGHYVVARALGFATGGVTLSVTMDLRHQGGAAITLARPISSMEAMKAHLEARMMVLLAGAMGQTLSSSGKRVDKSKAVAILKGAQGAEQDYAKVKELQHLLRNITCPETDPASSERISAELKAMTDRVWSRTQEVVEDLADTITELGSVLVDSMVIVEQWGRAADTYEVVFTREMIERLGPVQAIPALGVWA
- a CDS encoding Lrp/AsnC family transcriptional regulator, yielding MPDTRPPVLDEIDRQLIAALQLNARESVAMLARQLGIARTTVTSRLARLEKAKVITGYGVRLGQRVVDGGLQAYVGITVQPRSGKEVLRRLSAMAQVQQLCAVSGEFDYVAWLRTDSPEQLDQLLDQIGSVDGVEKTTTSIILSSKIDRGQPV